Proteins encoded by one window of Mesorhizobium sp. INR15:
- a CDS encoding ATP-dependent endonuclease, protein MKTDYFNRASINLAPQGKPTRRRGVLSKLATVLKLSKNPQDEPIVLEPEPVVNSNNTRVSFAEIHFANGACVKLERSDIVAIVGPNNAGKSAILRELAARFESQRSVSSTVLKEVRVWKDGTAEDFRSALRAKSHIEMRSGKSTYIGYRYSVEEENINHIWDKSAFQLANIFCRFCSTEGRITDSDPARAFDALRRPPDNPIHNLYTDENIEKKISKYFYQAFGQELIVDRLGGEKIALLVGKRPNVNPPEDRLSVSYNKRLRTETIPLVTQGDGMRSFASVVLSILTEDSSNILLIDEPEAFLHPPQARLLGEIIAKERPANAQVFIATHSADVLGGLLSVEEARLRIVRIERDGGDSKIKELEPEKAKSIAKDPLLKYSSTLNGIFHQRVIVAEADTDCLFYQAILSIPEVHGELEPDVLFIHANGKHRAAILAESLRSLGVEVDVIVDIDILNDQQAFERLLTALGGDWKAVASHWKTVKSAVEQKRPSLSAIDAKIRIEQILTGVSGAAEFPRQAKSDIEVVLKQLSPWDAVKAAGDAAIPSGDATQSLNTIRAQCEQRGIWIVPVGELERFCRSIGGHGPKWVQQVITNRNLAIDPELSEARTFIKQVWGREKMRSVPEPLS, encoded by the coding sequence TTGAAGACAGATTATTTCAACCGAGCGAGCATTAATTTGGCGCCCCAAGGCAAACCTACACGTCGGCGCGGCGTCCTGAGCAAGCTGGCGACAGTTCTAAAACTGAGCAAAAACCCTCAGGACGAACCCATCGTCTTAGAGCCAGAACCTGTCGTCAATTCGAACAACACGAGAGTTAGTTTTGCCGAGATTCACTTCGCGAATGGCGCATGTGTTAAACTTGAACGCTCTGACATTGTTGCGATTGTAGGTCCAAACAATGCGGGGAAAAGTGCTATTCTTAGAGAACTAGCCGCACGCTTCGAGTCTCAACGTAGCGTGAGTAGTACGGTGCTCAAAGAAGTTCGGGTATGGAAGGACGGGACCGCCGAAGATTTCAGATCAGCCTTAAGGGCCAAATCTCACATCGAAATGCGGAGCGGGAAATCGACCTATATTGGATATCGCTATTCAGTAGAAGAGGAAAATATCAACCATATTTGGGATAAGAGTGCGTTCCAACTAGCCAATATCTTCTGCCGATTTTGTAGCACCGAGGGTCGGATTACAGATTCGGATCCAGCTAGGGCATTTGATGCATTGCGGCGCCCGCCAGACAACCCTATCCACAATCTGTATACGGATGAGAATATAGAAAAGAAGATTTCAAAATATTTCTATCAGGCTTTTGGCCAAGAATTAATTGTTGACCGTCTTGGCGGTGAAAAAATCGCTCTGCTGGTTGGAAAGAGGCCAAATGTCAATCCGCCCGAAGATCGTCTTTCTGTGTCGTATAACAAGCGTCTCAGGACGGAAACTATCCCGCTGGTTACTCAAGGTGACGGCATGCGAAGTTTTGCTAGTGTCGTTCTAAGCATTTTGACCGAAGACAGTTCTAATATTCTTCTGATTGACGAACCCGAGGCATTCTTGCATCCGCCACAGGCTAGACTTCTAGGTGAGATCATCGCGAAAGAGCGTCCCGCCAATGCCCAGGTCTTTATAGCCACACACAGCGCCGACGTGCTCGGCGGCTTGCTCAGCGTCGAGGAGGCCCGCTTGAGAATTGTCCGCATTGAGCGCGACGGCGGCGATAGCAAGATCAAGGAACTGGAACCAGAAAAGGCGAAATCAATCGCAAAAGACCCATTGTTGAAATACTCTTCGACGTTAAATGGGATATTCCATCAACGGGTTATCGTCGCAGAGGCGGACACCGACTGCCTTTTCTATCAAGCCATACTAAGCATCCCGGAAGTGCACGGCGAATTGGAACCTGACGTCCTTTTCATTCATGCCAACGGCAAGCACCGCGCAGCGATCTTGGCGGAATCGTTGCGTTCGCTTGGGGTGGAGGTAGATGTTATAGTTGATATCGACATTCTGAACGACCAACAGGCGTTTGAGCGTCTCCTCACTGCCTTGGGAGGTGACTGGAAGGCGGTCGCCTCTCATTGGAAGACCGTAAAGTCGGCGGTTGAGCAGAAGAGGCCGAGCTTAAGTGCCATAGACGCAAAAATCCGCATTGAGCAGATACTAACTGGCGTAAGCGGGGCAGCTGAATTTCCTCGACAGGCCAAATCCGACATCGAAGTCGTGCTTAAACAGCTTTCCCCATGGGACGCCGTCAAGGCTGCGGGTGATGCAGCAATACCAAGCGGCGACGCGACGCAAAGCTTAAATACTATCAGAGCGCAATGTGAGCAGCGTGGCATTTGGATTGTTCCAGTTGGCGAGCTTGAGCGATTCTGCCGGAGCATCGGCGGGCACGGCCCAAAATGGGTCCAGCAAGTAATTACCAACCGGAACCTCGCTATTGATCCAGAGCTTTCCGAGGCGCGAACTTTCATCAAACAGGTTTGGGGCAGAGAGAAGATGAGGTCGGTTCCTGAGCCTTTATCCTAG
- a CDS encoding molybdopterin-binding protein produces the protein MSSLITRRKLLSGAALAAPAILVGCDFMGSSPNYGDMVLGSGEWISYRVQRLIGADSMAREFDPSLLSPDFRTNGNTSPNSAAYRAHQAESFVNWRLVVGGLVWIPRSYSLAELRTLPARSQITRHDCVEGWSAIGKWTGVPLRTILEAVRLRPDARYLVFHCADDFDGTQYYESIDLVDAYHPQTILAYGMNDGDLTAGHGAPVRLRVERQLGYKQAKYVMQIEAVASLAQIGSGRGGYWEDAGSYDWYAGI, from the coding sequence ATGTCATCGTTGATCACACGCCGCAAGTTGCTTTCGGGGGCTGCGCTCGCAGCGCCTGCGATTCTGGTAGGATGCGACTTTATGGGCAGCAGCCCGAACTATGGGGATATGGTTCTCGGTTCGGGCGAATGGATCTCCTACCGGGTTCAGCGCTTGATCGGCGCGGACTCGATGGCCCGCGAATTCGACCCCTCGCTGCTATCACCTGACTTTCGCACCAATGGCAACACGAGTCCGAATTCGGCGGCATATCGAGCGCATCAGGCCGAGAGCTTTGTCAATTGGCGGCTGGTGGTCGGCGGTTTGGTGTGGATCCCGCGCAGCTATTCTCTGGCCGAACTGCGGACCCTTCCGGCACGCAGCCAGATTACCCGCCATGACTGCGTCGAGGGCTGGAGCGCCATCGGCAAATGGACCGGCGTGCCCCTGCGGACGATTCTGGAGGCCGTGAGGCTGCGACCGGACGCACGATACCTGGTGTTCCATTGCGCGGACGACTTCGACGGAACACAGTACTACGAAAGCATCGACCTGGTGGATGCTTACCATCCGCAAACGATCCTCGCATACGGCATGAACGACGGTGATCTTACTGCCGGCCACGGCGCGCCGGTCAGGCTGAGGGTCGAACGTCAGCTTGGCTACAAGCAGGCAAAATACGTCATGCAAATCGAAGCTGTGGCCTCGCTTGCGCAAATCGGCAGCGGCCGCGGCGGCTACTGGGAAGATGCCGGCTCCTATGACTGGTACGCAGGCATATAA
- a CDS encoding MOSC and FAD-binding oxidoreductase domain-containing protein: MARLLSVNVGLPREISWQGKTVGTAIWKAPVQGPRQVRRLNVDGDGQGDLEGHGGEHRAVLVYQTDSYRFWRDELRRTDLVYGQFGENFTVEGLPDREVCIGDRYRIGSALFEVTQPRVTCYRVGIRMNEPQMAALLVARGRPGFYLRVLEEGQVEAGDGISQVGAGPERMTVCEINSLLYLPGRSRVEVERALRIPALSSGWRESFQALLAQKEHGGTTGTVLAPAGFLRLRVSQKIRESSNVMSLVLEPVDGSRLAAALPGQFVVVRLQLVPGAPTLMRSYSLSGEPSERGYRISVKRGPHGVMGAYIHENVRIGDVLDVSSPRGNFTLRPNNGPVVLVSAGVGITPVLAMLHALAAEASQREIWWIHGARDGKEHPFAQETQRLLNGLPHSHRHIRYSAPAPEERLGIDFDARGRVNLALLGELVVPRNGDFYICGPSAFMSDMTAGLAAQGIAAGNIHAEFFGPGSSKTPGIASSSHTTPHLPPGPPGAGPVVSFARSGLSVNWGSTYHSLLELAEACDIPTRWSCRTGVCHACETGIVAGTVAYRPDPIDPAPVGKALICCSHPQADLVLDL; this comes from the coding sequence ATGGCTCGACTTCTTTCGGTCAATGTCGGACTGCCGCGCGAGATCTCGTGGCAAGGGAAGACCGTCGGAACCGCCATTTGGAAAGCTCCGGTTCAAGGCCCGCGCCAGGTGCGCCGACTCAATGTGGACGGTGATGGGCAGGGAGACTTGGAGGGGCACGGCGGCGAGCACCGGGCAGTCTTGGTCTATCAAACGGATTCTTACCGTTTTTGGCGAGACGAGCTGCGTCGAACCGACCTCGTCTATGGTCAGTTCGGAGAGAATTTCACGGTGGAGGGGCTACCTGACCGCGAGGTGTGTATCGGCGACCGCTACAGGATAGGCAGCGCGCTGTTCGAAGTTACGCAACCGCGCGTCACTTGCTACCGGGTCGGTATCCGCATGAACGAACCGCAAATGGCGGCGCTGCTGGTGGCGCGCGGTAGGCCGGGGTTCTATCTGCGTGTTCTGGAGGAGGGCCAAGTCGAAGCAGGCGACGGGATCAGTCAGGTCGGAGCCGGCCCAGAGCGGATGACAGTCTGCGAGATCAATTCGCTGCTGTATTTGCCGGGTCGCTCGCGCGTCGAAGTCGAGCGCGCGCTGCGCATCCCCGCACTAAGCTCCGGTTGGCGTGAATCCTTCCAGGCGCTCCTTGCACAAAAGGAACACGGCGGGACAACTGGAACAGTCCTGGCACCGGCAGGATTTCTTCGCCTGCGGGTCTCTCAGAAGATTCGCGAGAGCAGCAATGTGATGTCGTTGGTGCTTGAGCCAGTGGATGGTAGCCGCCTGGCTGCTGCCCTTCCCGGCCAGTTTGTCGTGGTGCGCCTGCAACTGGTCCCCGGTGCCCCCACGCTAATGCGCAGCTATTCTTTGTCCGGTGAGCCCAGCGAACGCGGCTATCGAATAAGCGTTAAGCGGGGGCCGCATGGCGTCATGGGCGCTTACATCCACGAGAACGTACGGATTGGCGACGTTCTGGACGTTAGCTCGCCACGCGGTAACTTTACCCTTCGGCCCAACAATGGTCCCGTCGTGCTGGTGAGTGCAGGTGTGGGCATAACGCCCGTCCTGGCGATGCTCCACGCCTTGGCCGCCGAGGCATCGCAACGGGAAATCTGGTGGATCCACGGAGCCCGTGACGGCAAGGAGCATCCTTTTGCCCAGGAGACCCAAAGACTCTTGAATGGTTTGCCTCATAGCCACCGTCACATACGCTACAGCGCGCCCGCACCCGAGGAGAGGCTGGGTATCGATTTCGACGCTCGTGGGCGTGTCAATCTTGCTCTGCTTGGCGAGTTGGTAGTCCCGCGCAATGGCGACTTTTATATCTGCGGCCCATCGGCCTTCATGAGTGACATGACTGCTGGCCTTGCAGCCCAAGGCATCGCCGCCGGCAATATCCACGCGGAATTCTTCGGTCCAGGTTCGTCGAAAACGCCGGGCATCGCCTCTTCCTCGCACACGACGCCGCACCTGCCTCCGGGACCTCCCGGTGCGGGGCCCGTCGTTTCTTTCGCGCGAAGTGGCTTAAGCGTCAATTGGGGTTCGACGTATCACAGCCTCCTCGAGCTTGCTGAGGCGTGTGATATTCCGACGCGATGGTCGTGCCGTACGGGTGTATGCCACGCTTGCGAAACCGGTATTGTGGCGGGGACAGTTGCCTACCGCCCTGATCCAATAGATCCAGCACCGGTTGGCAAGGCGCTGATCTGCTGTTCCCACCCTCAGGCCGACTTGGTCCTCGACCTTTAA
- a CDS encoding helix-turn-helix transcriptional regulator, producing MRQIDVKTLGSQRHDALIAILIEKREDAGVTQSELADRLGEYQSFVARLESGQRRVDVVEFLALAEILGFDPSAVVNKLRSISDH from the coding sequence ATGAGGCAAATCGACGTGAAAACTCTTGGGTCACAGCGCCACGATGCACTGATCGCTATCTTGATTGAGAAGCGTGAGGACGCCGGCGTCACTCAAAGTGAGCTGGCAGACCGGTTAGGCGAGTATCAATCGTTTGTGGCTAGATTGGAAAGCGGACAACGACGCGTCGATGTGGTCGAGTTCCTAGCGCTTGCCGAAATATTGGGGTTCGATCCGTCGGCGGTAGTCAACAAATTGCGCTCGATATCCGATCACTGA
- a CDS encoding cytochrome b/b6 domain-containing protein, protein MAIESFPHATMEPRAGDLVRRHRLSTRLWHWVNAATLLTLLMSGLMIFNAHPHLYWGQYGANPDHAWLEIGSVMGAGTLKVGGIKIATTGVLGLWTDASGRSHALAFPSWATLPGGYDLGLARRWHLTFAWLLVASYLFNAIWSVVSGHLWKDLLPRREELSGQNIWQDVRHHATLNFPKGAAALNYNILQKGAYLAVLGLLLPGMVLSGLTMSPAVDAAWPWLLDLFGGRQSARSVHFITAALLVLFVLVHLLMVLLAGPFNEIRSMISGNFRLPEEKR, encoded by the coding sequence ATGGCGATCGAGTCGTTTCCACACGCAACCATGGAGCCGCGAGCGGGAGATCTGGTGCGTCGCCACCGGCTGTCCACGCGGCTCTGGCACTGGGTCAACGCGGCAACCCTGCTGACACTTCTGATGAGTGGCCTGATGATCTTCAACGCCCATCCGCATCTCTATTGGGGCCAATATGGTGCCAATCCCGATCATGCCTGGCTGGAGATAGGCAGCGTCATGGGCGCCGGAACCCTGAAGGTCGGGGGCATCAAGATTGCAACCACTGGCGTGCTAGGGCTTTGGACCGACGCTTCGGGCCGTTCTCACGCTTTGGCATTTCCGTCCTGGGCGACGTTACCGGGCGGCTACGATCTTGGTTTGGCGCGCCGCTGGCATCTGACCTTCGCCTGGCTTCTCGTTGCCAGTTACTTGTTCAACGCGATCTGGAGCGTTGTCAGCGGCCATTTGTGGAAGGATCTGCTGCCTAGGCGCGAAGAGTTGAGCGGGCAAAACATCTGGCAGGATGTTCGCCATCACGCGACGCTGAATTTTCCCAAGGGCGCCGCGGCGCTGAACTACAATATTCTGCAGAAGGGGGCATATCTCGCCGTCCTGGGGCTGCTGCTGCCGGGCATGGTGCTGTCTGGCCTGACGATGTCGCCCGCCGTCGATGCTGCCTGGCCATGGTTGCTGGACCTTTTCGGCGGGCGGCAATCGGCCCGCTCGGTGCATTTCATCACTGCCGCGCTTCTCGTCCTATTCGTCCTGGTCCATTTGCTAATGGTGCTTCTGGCCGGACCCTTCAACGAAATCCGCTCGATGATCTCAGGCAATTTCCGGCTGCCAGAGGAAAAACGCTGA
- a CDS encoding recombinase family protein produces the protein MKTASQQQQSARGSRAVLYLRVSTARQAEHDVSIPDQRRQGEAYCASRGYELVETFVEAGASATNDKRPEFQRMIEEGTSKPSPFDVVVVHSFSRFFRDHFELEFHVRRLAKNGVRLVSITQEMGDDPMHVMMRQIMALFDEYQSKENAKHVLRAMNENARQGFWNGALPPIGYRIVAAEQRGSKTKKKLEVDPLHADTVRLIYRLFLQGNGISGPMGVKSIACHLNENRLFTRDGGLWGLAQIHAVLTRTTYIGEHRFNTRSFKGRAKKPDDEVVVMAVPAIIERKTFDGVQARLKSRHPMVTPPRVTTSPVLLTGICFCAKCGGAMTLRTGKGNNGDMYRYYTCSTRARQGKAGCQGKSIPMAFLDDLVANHLEKRLLNPERLTTILAAVLDRRQERTERRREHLGELKRKITETDQRLNRLYDAIEAGVTDINDPALKDRMAGLKAIKDQATTDAERIKASLDSTGSQPITPEMVNTFARAARERMRDPRGGYRRDHLRALAQRIEVAEKEVRIIGSKSELLQTLVAASGEETAVMGVRSSVLKWRTRQDSNL, from the coding sequence ATGAAGACGGCTTCACAACAGCAGCAGTCTGCAAGGGGATCGCGGGCAGTCCTCTACCTTCGCGTATCGACTGCCCGCCAGGCCGAGCACGATGTCTCCATCCCCGACCAGAGGCGCCAAGGTGAGGCTTACTGCGCCTCTCGTGGCTATGAGCTGGTCGAGACCTTTGTCGAGGCAGGCGCATCAGCCACCAATGACAAGCGTCCAGAGTTCCAGCGCATGATCGAGGAAGGCACATCAAAGCCTTCCCCCTTTGATGTCGTGGTCGTTCATTCGTTCAGCCGATTCTTCCGCGATCACTTCGAGCTTGAGTTCCATGTCAGGCGGCTCGCCAAGAACGGCGTAAGACTTGTGTCGATTACCCAGGAGATGGGTGACGATCCAATGCATGTCATGATGCGCCAGATCATGGCTCTCTTCGATGAGTACCAGTCGAAAGAGAACGCCAAGCATGTGCTCCGCGCCATGAACGAGAATGCCAGGCAGGGCTTCTGGAATGGGGCGTTGCCTCCGATCGGCTACCGGATCGTTGCGGCAGAGCAGCGCGGATCGAAGACCAAGAAGAAGCTGGAGGTCGATCCGCTGCACGCCGACACCGTCCGATTGATCTACCGCCTCTTTCTTCAGGGCAATGGGATCTCAGGACCAATGGGCGTCAAATCAATCGCCTGCCATCTTAATGAGAACCGGTTGTTCACACGAGACGGCGGTCTCTGGGGACTGGCGCAAATCCACGCCGTCCTAACCCGAACCACCTATATTGGCGAACACCGCTTCAATACGCGCAGCTTCAAGGGCAGGGCAAAGAAGCCGGACGACGAGGTTGTCGTCATGGCGGTGCCGGCAATCATCGAGCGCAAGACCTTCGATGGCGTGCAGGCGCGTCTCAAATCTCGCCATCCAATGGTGACGCCACCCAGGGTCACCACCAGTCCCGTTCTCCTTACCGGTATCTGCTTTTGCGCAAAATGCGGAGGAGCCATGACGCTCAGGACCGGCAAGGGCAACAATGGGGATATGTATCGCTACTACACCTGCTCGACACGCGCCCGCCAGGGCAAGGCCGGTTGCCAGGGCAAATCAATCCCCATGGCCTTTCTGGACGACCTGGTTGCCAATCATCTGGAGAAGCGGCTTCTCAACCCAGAACGCCTCACCACCATTCTTGCCGCTGTCCTAGACCGGAGGCAGGAACGCACTGAGCGCCGTCGCGAGCACTTGGGCGAACTGAAGCGGAAGATCACCGAGACCGACCAGCGCCTCAATCGGCTCTATGACGCCATTGAGGCTGGCGTTACAGACATCAACGATCCTGCTCTCAAGGATCGCATGGCTGGTCTCAAGGCGATCAAGGACCAGGCAACCACCGACGCCGAGCGCATCAAAGCATCGCTCGACAGCACCGGCAGCCAGCCCATCACGCCCGAAATGGTCAACACATTCGCCCGTGCCGCTCGCGAACGCATGCGCGATCCGCGTGGCGGCTACCGTCGCGATCACCTGCGAGCGTTGGCGCAGCGGATCGAAGTGGCCGAGAAGGAAGTCAGAATCATCGGATCAAAGTCCGAATTGCTCCAAACCCTGGTCGCGGCGTCAGGCGAAGAAACGGCGGTGATGGGAGTTCGCAGTTCTGTACTGAAGTGGCGCACCCGACAGGATTCGAACCTGTGA
- a CDS encoding RidA family protein — protein sequence MTKRYIVEVEGVPASPSPISNAVVVGNQCWISGQLSLCDFGCYVSGTAREEAARAFGHVFRIVEAAGFDRSDIVYVDLAFIDLADVQDVNSLYAELFPEGRWPARTIYQAAMLPFGGRIKVQAVAAR from the coding sequence GTGACAAAACGATACATCGTCGAAGTGGAAGGCGTGCCGGCGTCTCCTTCGCCCATTAGCAATGCGGTGGTTGTGGGAAATCAATGCTGGATCAGCGGGCAGTTGTCTTTATGTGACTTTGGCTGCTACGTATCTGGTACCGCGCGCGAAGAGGCAGCCCGTGCATTCGGGCATGTGTTCCGGATTGTCGAAGCTGCCGGTTTTGACCGCTCGGACATTGTCTATGTAGATTTGGCGTTCATCGATCTTGCCGACGTGCAAGATGTGAACAGCCTGTATGCGGAGCTGTTTCCCGAAGGAAGGTGGCCGGCCAGGACGATCTATCAAGCTGCCATGCTGCCGTTTGGTGGACGTATCAAAGTGCAAGCTGTTGCTGCCAGATAG
- a CDS encoding LysR family transcriptional regulator produces MNFTRAADECNVTQPALSRAVKLLEEEFGGELFHREGRFTHMTELGRMVETYLQGMFENSQQAKQIADQYVRLKKTPLKVGIMSTIAPDETIELISALRVRHPGVELHLCDADAPSLRRKLLAGDIEAAIYAIPSTTPDDEVHCLPLFREQMVMAIHPGHRLANQPFVRVSDMNSESYIHRNNCEFAGYADAILSEQGVTVSPVYWSDRDDWTLSMIAAGLGFGFMPQHSVNHPGVVGLPITEPEFWREVNLVTVRGRRHSPAVGALVREAVQKKWFREPADTLPAAE; encoded by the coding sequence TTGAATTTCACTAGGGCTGCCGACGAGTGTAACGTTACCCAGCCGGCACTATCGCGCGCCGTCAAGCTGCTCGAGGAGGAGTTCGGTGGCGAGTTGTTCCATCGCGAGGGGCGCTTCACGCACATGACCGAACTCGGCCGCATGGTCGAGACATATCTTCAGGGTATGTTCGAGAATTCACAGCAGGCCAAGCAGATAGCCGACCAGTATGTAAGGCTGAAGAAGACGCCGCTCAAGGTCGGTATCATGAGCACGATCGCTCCTGACGAGACCATAGAGCTGATCTCGGCGCTCCGCGTCCGCCATCCCGGCGTCGAGCTTCATCTTTGCGATGCCGATGCGCCGAGCCTCCGGCGAAAATTGTTGGCGGGAGATATTGAAGCGGCGATCTACGCGATTCCGTCGACCACTCCTGACGACGAGGTGCACTGCCTGCCGCTGTTCCGTGAACAGATGGTGATGGCCATCCATCCAGGGCACCGGCTGGCCAACCAGCCGTTCGTTCGCGTCAGTGACATGAACAGCGAAAGCTACATTCACCGAAACAATTGCGAATTCGCTGGTTACGCCGATGCCATACTTTCGGAACAGGGCGTGACGGTCAGTCCGGTCTATTGGAGCGATCGGGATGACTGGACGTTGTCGATGATTGCGGCCGGACTAGGCTTCGGTTTCATGCCACAGCATTCCGTCAACCATCCAGGCGTAGTGGGCCTGCCCATCACCGAGCCGGAATTCTGGCGCGAGGTCAATCTCGTCACGGTGCGCGGCCGCAGGCACTCGCCGGCGGTCGGCGCACTCGTTCGCGAGGCAGTGCAGAAGAAATGGTTCAGGGAGCCGGCAGACACCTTGCCGGCCGCCGAATAG
- a CDS encoding IS110 family transposase, whose translation MNVAVLGIDLGKPLCSLVGLDREGAVVLRRRMRLSSLAAFVEKQPRCIIGMEACCGAHHLARQFASLGHDVRLMPPEYVKPYVKSHKNDDRDAEAIAEAATRPTMRFVPIKSEEQLDVQTLHRARERLVGTRTALINQLRGVLFDRGIVIAKGRPKLNLWLRENVLDCTILTTRMQQLVHDMVDELHALDHRIKQLDQEFEALAKSDERASLLRSVPGIGALNATALAAAVGDVSAFAKGRDFAAWLGLVPRQITTGGKPRLTGITKRGSTYMRVLLIHGARAALPYLARMDTQLGAWLRALLLRAKRNVVVVALANKLARIAWAVMSKQRPYEAVTASNG comes from the coding sequence ATGAACGTCGCCGTACTCGGAATTGATCTTGGAAAGCCGCTCTGCAGCCTGGTCGGCCTCGACCGCGAAGGAGCGGTCGTGTTGCGTCGTCGGATGCGCCTGTCGTCCCTTGCTGCATTCGTCGAAAAGCAACCGCGCTGCATCATTGGCATGGAGGCGTGCTGCGGGGCGCACCATCTCGCTCGTCAGTTTGCCTCGCTTGGACACGATGTCCGGCTGATGCCGCCAGAGTATGTGAAACCCTATGTGAAGTCGCACAAGAACGATGATCGCGATGCGGAGGCAATCGCCGAGGCGGCGACACGACCGACCATGCGCTTCGTGCCGATCAAGTCCGAAGAGCAACTCGATGTGCAAACTTTGCACCGGGCGCGCGAACGGCTGGTCGGCACCCGGACGGCCCTGATCAATCAACTGCGGGGTGTGTTGTTCGATCGCGGCATTGTCATCGCCAAGGGTCGGCCAAAGCTGAACCTGTGGCTGCGCGAGAACGTGCTGGACTGCACGATCCTAACCACCAGGATGCAGCAGCTCGTTCATGACATGGTCGACGAACTGCACGCGCTCGATCATCGGATCAAGCAGCTCGACCAGGAGTTCGAAGCGCTCGCCAAAAGCGATGAACGAGCCAGTCTCCTGCGCAGTGTGCCAGGCATTGGGGCGCTCAACGCAACTGCGCTGGCAGCAGCGGTCGGCGACGTGTCGGCCTTTGCGAAGGGGCGTGACTTCGCCGCCTGGTTGGGGCTTGTTCCACGCCAGATCACGACCGGCGGCAAGCCACGCCTGACAGGGATCACGAAGCGCGGGAGCACTTACATGCGCGTGCTGTTGATCCATGGCGCGCGAGCGGCATTGCCATATCTGGCGCGAATGGACACCCAGCTCGGCGCCTGGCTGCGGGCACTGCTATTGCGCGCCAAGCGCAATGTGGTGGTCGTTGCGCTTGCCAACAAGCTGGCCCGGATCGCCTGGGCCGTGATGTCAAAGCAACGCCCCTATGAAGCCGTAACGGCCTCGAATGGGTAA
- a CDS encoding alpha/beta fold hydrolase, producing the protein MNHVRFANSLRAAFLAGTFLTGIPFSALASPLPAAADVYSPSVSTHDVTYGSMAIDGLNIAYREAGDPKAPKLVLLMGFPASGHQYRKLIDELSNRFHVIAPDYQGFGASDAPDPADYAYTFDKLAETTKKLLAAKGFDHFGLYAQDYGGPVGFRIVTETPAKLDWLIIQNTNAYPEGFSAAWDGFRKKLWLDRSAENEKPLAAFLTHDGIKGIYLAGAAHPELISPDNWEYDSGIMARPGHVRLNLDLFYDYRKNAELYPVWEKFLHDHQPKTIIFWGQHDPFFTPEGGEAYLRDLPKAEMYRLNAGHFAAEDNAPFIAARMKAFYNKVVRAAK; encoded by the coding sequence ATGAACCATGTTCGATTCGCCAATTCGCTGCGCGCTGCCTTTCTGGCAGGAACGTTTCTGACCGGTATCCCTTTTTCGGCGTTAGCGTCTCCTCTCCCCGCTGCTGCCGACGTGTACTCGCCATCGGTCTCTACTCACGATGTCACCTACGGCTCTATGGCCATCGACGGGCTTAACATCGCCTATCGCGAAGCCGGCGACCCCAAGGCACCCAAGCTCGTGCTGCTGATGGGCTTCCCCGCCTCCGGCCATCAGTACCGCAAGCTGATCGACGAGTTATCGAATCGTTTCCACGTGATTGCGCCCGACTATCAAGGCTTCGGGGCCAGCGACGCGCCCGACCCTGCGGACTATGCGTACACCTTCGACAAACTCGCCGAGACGACCAAGAAGCTGTTGGCCGCCAAAGGCTTCGATCATTTTGGGCTGTACGCCCAAGACTATGGCGGGCCAGTCGGCTTCCGCATCGTTACCGAAACACCTGCCAAGCTCGACTGGCTGATCATCCAGAATACCAACGCCTATCCGGAAGGTTTTTCGGCGGCATGGGACGGCTTCCGCAAGAAGCTCTGGCTCGACCGCTCGGCCGAGAATGAAAAGCCGCTGGCGGCGTTTCTGACGCATGACGGCATCAAGGGAATCTACCTTGCCGGTGCGGCACATCCTGAACTGATCAGTCCGGACAATTGGGAATACGACTCCGGCATCATGGCCCGCCCCGGTCATGTCCGGCTAAACCTCGACCTGTTCTATGACTATCGCAAGAACGCCGAGCTGTACCCGGTGTGGGAGAAGTTCCTCCACGATCATCAGCCGAAGACGATCATATTCTGGGGACAGCATGATCCCTTTTTCACTCCCGAAGGGGGCGAAGCCTATCTGCGCGATTTGCCCAAAGCAGAGATGTATCGGCTGAACGCAGGCCACTTTGCGGCCGAAGACAACGCGCCGTTCATCGCCGCCCGCATGAAGGCCTTCTACAACAAGGTGGTCAGAGCCGCGAAATAA